ATCGTGCGCCCCGGGTGGGCGGTGTGCCAGTCGGCGAGGAGGCGGGCCGTGGCCAGCTCGGTGAGGGCGAAGTCGGCCAGGACGTCCTCCCGGGAGACCCCGAGCAGCGTCAGCACGAAGGCGGCGATCAGCCCGGTGCGGTCCTTGCCGGAGGTGCAGTGGAACACCGTGGCCCCCGGCTCGGCCCCGGCGATCAGCTCCAGCGCGCCGCGGATCTCCTCGGCCCCGTCCTCGGTGACCTCGGCGGCGCGGTCCGCGAGGTAGCGCCAGGGGTCGACGGCGGGATCGATGGCGGCCTGGTCGTAGGGCCGGTGCTCGATGCTGAGGTTGGCGTACACGAACCGGTGCGCTTCGGGTACCCGCCCTTTGGCGTCGGCCTCCCACGGGTAGCGCAGGTCGATGACGGTCCGTATGCCGAGCTCCAGGAAC
This Streptomyces sp. NBC_00539 DNA region includes the following protein-coding sequences:
- a CDS encoding tyrosine-protein phosphatase, whose translation is MTSRHIEFERLHNFRDLGGYRGVDGRRVAWGALYRADSLGKLRGADWQRFLELGIRTVIDLRYPWEADAKGRVPEAHRFVYANLSIEHRPYDQAAIDPAVDPWRYLADRAAEVTEDGAEEIRGALELIAGAEPGATVFHCTSGKDRTGLIAAFVLTLLGVSREDVLADFALTELATARLLADWHTAHPGRTMGWPSYGRAPATVLALVLDDLTARYGSPRAYLLDRVGITPATVFRLRERLLTA